A genome region from Arachidicoccus soli includes the following:
- a CDS encoding FadR/GntR family transcriptional regulator — protein sequence MKNTNNQASDLSTMLDIVDTSSLADKVEIILIKFFLDNNLKPGDAIPKEINLAESLGVSRTVIREALLRLRMTGLIESKKKRGAVLANPDLISLLQKTLYPTMMDENTLRDMFEMRLVMEIGMADLIFLRITPEDIKELTEIVKVEPAKADTFLFDIEQEIKFHGKLYEITGNNTLKRFQQMLLPVFKYVHESGILAKKIKGKRFVSHKGIVDIIKKGTPDDLRNAMRSHFENHFQRLF from the coding sequence ATGAAAAACACAAACAATCAAGCGTCAGACTTAAGTACTATGTTAGACATTGTCGACACTTCAAGCCTAGCAGATAAAGTTGAAATAATTCTCATTAAGTTCTTTCTTGATAATAACCTAAAACCGGGTGATGCAATCCCCAAGGAAATTAATTTAGCAGAGTCATTGGGCGTAAGCAGAACTGTGATAAGAGAAGCATTGTTGAGATTAAGAATGACCGGATTGATTGAATCGAAAAAGAAAAGAGGTGCAGTTCTTGCGAATCCAGACCTGATTTCTTTACTCCAGAAAACACTTTATCCTACCATGATGGATGAGAACACTTTGAGAGATATGTTCGAAATGAGGTTGGTCATGGAAATAGGTATGGCTGACTTAATTTTTCTACGTATAACACCAGAAGACATAAAAGAGCTAACAGAAATAGTAAAAGTAGAACCTGCAAAAGCAGATACTTTTCTATTTGACATAGAGCAAGAAATTAAATTTCATGGAAAATTGTATGAAATCACCGGCAATAATACATTGAAAAGGTTTCAACAAATGCTATTACCTGTATTCAAATATGTTCATGAAAGTGGCATATTGGCAAAAAAGATAAAAGGCAAAAGATTTGTTTCGCACAAAGGAATTGTGGACATCATAAAAAAAGGAACACCTGACGATTTACGCAACGCCATGAGAAGTCATTTTGAAAATCATTTTCAACGATTGTTTTAA
- the alr gene encoding alanine racemase, producing MENTSNIYLDKKALAYNIDFLRKEMGEDVLISSVVKGNAYGHGIETYVPLAEASGIRHFSVFSAEEAIKVKGCLKGDIPIMIMGFLSEAQLEWAIENEVEFFIFDFKRLRHAIHHAKLLGKKALFHLELETGMNRTGFDYATLKKEVFPFLKENTTSFVFKGICTHFAGAESISNYLRIEEQKKVFLKLRNAVLKAGFEPEYTHTCCSAATIRLPKMRFNMVRIGILQYGLWPSPEIKIEYLRRKKLQAFNLKRVLTWKSELMSIKDVKMGEFIGYGNNYQTSENKRIGIIPVGYANGYSRVLSNIGRVLINDIRTAVFGNVNMNSLAIDLSNAPEAKVGDEVILIGEKGEHEISVASFGELSNQLNYELLTRLPMDIPRLVECS from the coding sequence ATGGAAAATACGAGTAATATTTATTTGGATAAAAAAGCATTGGCATATAATATAGATTTTTTAAGGAAAGAAATGGGGGAAGATGTACTTATTTCTTCAGTTGTAAAAGGGAATGCTTATGGGCATGGTATAGAGACTTATGTGCCGCTGGCAGAAGCGAGTGGTATAAGGCATTTCTCTGTTTTTAGTGCCGAAGAGGCCATTAAAGTAAAGGGATGTTTAAAAGGAGATATTCCTATAATGATTATGGGGTTTCTTTCCGAAGCCCAGCTGGAATGGGCAATTGAGAATGAGGTGGAATTTTTTATTTTTGATTTTAAAAGGTTAAGGCACGCTATTCATCATGCCAAGCTTCTTGGGAAAAAAGCCTTGTTTCATCTGGAATTAGAAACCGGTATGAATCGTACAGGTTTCGATTATGCAACCTTAAAGAAAGAGGTTTTTCCCTTTCTAAAGGAAAACACTACATCTTTTGTTTTTAAAGGTATTTGCACGCATTTTGCCGGAGCAGAAAGTATCTCGAATTATTTAAGAATTGAAGAGCAGAAAAAGGTTTTTCTTAAACTCCGCAATGCTGTTTTAAAGGCGGGTTTTGAACCTGAATACACACATACTTGTTGCAGCGCTGCCACGATTCGTTTGCCAAAGATGCGTTTTAATATGGTGCGCATCGGTATTTTGCAATATGGTCTATGGCCAAGCCCGGAAATAAAAATTGAATATTTGCGAAGGAAAAAATTGCAGGCATTTAATTTGAAGCGCGTACTTACCTGGAAAAGTGAATTAATGTCCATTAAGGATGTGAAGATGGGGGAGTTTATTGGTTATGGGAATAATTACCAGACCTCAGAAAACAAACGGATCGGTATTATACCGGTAGGATATGCTAATGGCTATAGCAGGGTTTTGAGTAATATTGGGCGTGTATTAATTAATGATATTCGCACTGCGGTTTTTGGAAATGTAAATATGAATTCACTTGCAATAGATTTGAGTAACGCTCCCGAAGCAAAAGTAGGAGATGAGGTGATTTTAATCGGTGAAAAAGGAGAACACGAAATTTCTGTTGCTTCTTTTGGTGAATTATCTAATCAATTAAATTATGAACTGTTAACTCGTTTGCCTATGGATATTCCACGTTTGGTAGAATGTTCATAG
- a CDS encoding amidohydrolase encodes MELQDFIDFRHEVHQHPELSGEEYETKKRVARFIQMFNPDEIIEVGKTGLLFAFKGELPGKSIMIRAELDALPIQEINELPYKSIIENISHKCGHDGHLTILARLAFLLSQQKLIKGTAYLLFQPSEENGMGAKEVFASEKFREIHIDRVVALHNIPGYPIKSIILRNGSFTPAVRSIIVKFTGKTSHAAEPENGYNPGWAMADFLKEALTISNNNIHQDEFFLVTPVYTCMGEKSYGVSAGYGEVHLTVRSWRNNLLLEKSRILESLARKIGEENHLEIEIEWLQEFKANENKDEVVNDIRKAAKSLGLQIIERETPMKWGEDFGLFTELYEGAMFGLGSGENQAALHNPDFDFPDELIETGSLIFEKIVREYLNS; translated from the coding sequence ATGGAATTACAAGACTTTATAGATTTTCGGCATGAAGTACATCAGCATCCGGAATTGTCGGGAGAGGAATATGAAACTAAGAAACGTGTTGCTCGTTTTATTCAAATGTTTAACCCCGATGAAATAATAGAGGTAGGTAAAACGGGTTTATTATTTGCTTTTAAAGGTGAATTACCCGGTAAATCTATTATGATCCGTGCAGAGTTAGATGCCTTACCTATTCAGGAAATAAATGAACTGCCTTATAAATCTATTATAGAAAATATCAGCCACAAATGTGGTCATGATGGGCATCTGACAATTCTGGCCAGGTTGGCATTTTTACTGTCTCAGCAAAAATTAATAAAAGGAACCGCTTATTTATTGTTTCAGCCGTCAGAGGAAAACGGCATGGGTGCTAAAGAAGTTTTTGCTTCGGAAAAATTTCGGGAAATACATATAGATCGCGTGGTTGCTTTACATAATATCCCCGGTTACCCAATCAAAAGTATTATTCTAAGAAATGGTTCTTTTACACCGGCTGTGCGTTCTATTATTGTAAAATTTACAGGCAAAACCAGTCATGCTGCAGAACCTGAAAATGGGTATAATCCAGGATGGGCGATGGCTGATTTTTTGAAGGAGGCTTTAACTATTTCAAATAATAATATTCATCAAGATGAATTCTTTTTGGTTACACCTGTCTATACTTGTATGGGGGAGAAATCCTATGGTGTTTCCGCAGGATATGGTGAAGTGCATTTGACTGTTCGTTCTTGGAGAAACAACCTTCTGCTGGAAAAGTCTCGAATATTGGAATCGCTTGCAAGAAAAATCGGTGAAGAGAATCATTTGGAAATTGAAATAGAATGGCTGCAGGAATTTAAGGCAAATGAGAACAAAGATGAAGTTGTAAATGATATTCGAAAAGCGGCAAAGAGTCTAGGGTTACAGATAATAGAGCGAGAGACTCCTATGAAATGGGGAGAAGACTTTGGCTTATTTACTGAACTTTATGAAGGCGCCATGTTTGGCTTGGGATCCGGTGAAAATCAAGCTGCCTTACACAATCCGGATTTTGATTTTCCCGATGAATTAATCGAAACCGGCAGTTTAATTTTCGAGAAAATAGTTCGAGAATATTTAAATAGTTAG
- a CDS encoding DUF1543 domain-containing protein: MEELKLYMLLLGCKPNGRHTEQHDIFFTVGTSLKSIIPDMLAFWPEASGVMHIDSWREISHVNNFEIKIIPKREAQTVMKNKLFFLNLGGYKPNEFEEYHYKILTVNEDKSLAILQAKETVFYRHTNSPHIDDKYGVDVDDIYDVEEILPKQIKEKYSLQISPAISIEEDELHIGYLKLSKL, translated from the coding sequence ATGGAAGAACTAAAATTATACATGCTTTTGTTAGGTTGTAAGCCAAATGGCCGCCATACAGAACAACACGATATTTTCTTTACAGTTGGTACTTCATTGAAATCTATCATCCCCGATATGCTTGCATTCTGGCCGGAAGCAAGTGGTGTAATGCACATTGATTCCTGGAGAGAGATTTCGCATGTAAATAATTTTGAGATAAAAATTATCCCGAAGCGTGAAGCGCAAACCGTGATGAAGAATAAACTTTTTTTTCTGAACCTCGGAGGATATAAACCTAATGAATTTGAAGAATATCATTATAAGATTCTGACAGTGAATGAAGATAAATCTTTAGCCATTTTACAAGCGAAAGAAACTGTTTTTTATAGGCATACAAATTCTCCACATATCGACGATAAATATGGGGTAGACGTGGATGATATTTATGATGTTGAAGAAATCTTACCAAAACAAATAAAGGAAAAATATAGTCTGCAGATCAGTCCTGCTATCTCAATTGAAGAAGATGAATTGCATATTGGCTATTTAAAATTGAGTAAATTGTAA
- a CDS encoding uracil-DNA glycosylase family protein: MEIETHPHKPFVPPNLQILIIGSFPGKDQALQGKWFYSAPRNQFWKIIEAVYRKELTTTIEKQELFSALGIGMADIILKAKRKANNNLDQNLDIIAFNDKALTKILRQHPNLKILFTSRFVEKHFKKLFPLIQNIECLPSPSPRFATMSLADKISRYRELLPTM, translated from the coding sequence ATGGAAATAGAAACGCATCCACATAAACCATTTGTCCCCCCGAATTTACAAATACTTATCATAGGTAGTTTTCCCGGTAAAGATCAAGCCCTGCAGGGCAAATGGTTTTATAGTGCGCCGCGCAATCAGTTTTGGAAAATAATAGAAGCTGTATATCGGAAAGAATTGACAACAACAATTGAAAAACAAGAACTGTTTTCAGCGTTGGGAATCGGGATGGCAGATATTATTTTAAAAGCAAAACGAAAAGCCAATAATAACCTCGATCAAAATCTGGATATCATAGCGTTTAATGATAAGGCCTTAACGAAAATATTAAGGCAGCATCCAAATTTAAAAATATTATTTACCAGCCGCTTTGTGGAAAAGCATTTTAAAAAATTATTCCCCTTAATTCAAAATATTGAATGCCTTCCTTCCCCTTCACCAAGGTTTGCGACCATGTCACTCGCAGATAAAATTTCTCGATATAGAGAATTATTGCCAACAATGTGA
- a CDS encoding OmpA family protein, which produces MKFIKIYLLAAILLPAGTVLAQHMDSIPRVTPFSGVKDYRTWSIGFNGGGSSVSTPFSAPNDFNDIDFKNAGVVYGAYIKKQIYHGFGLQADFMRGQVMGTQKANQTPYPLNGLAGGVDKFKTAIHWSASLSGVFTLGTINWLNKQATVLPYISAGGGYMAYHTQVTGNGGYSYVDENGNLSSSKPSASKSFFIPVGLGARFNVATGVNIDLGYHLYFVNDKKFDGVYGTGRDDKFSSLNLGIEFALGNKQKPQLAVVNPAAQLAMDLWDRNEALKEELKASSEKNEEELQGVQQQIVDLQNLQKDSDGDGVPDAHDKCPNTEPGMRVDGAGCPLPQPKQIIKQEKVVVTQEDRKVVDEAIKNLEFDLGKATIRPNSYESLDRVAELLVNKNFSLKLAGHTDNTGSNSLNMRLSKDRAESVKSYLVSKGANPSRIEAVGYGDTQPIATNDTPEGRQQNRRVEFTLY; this is translated from the coding sequence ATGAAATTTATTAAAATTTATTTATTGGCCGCAATTTTATTGCCGGCAGGGACTGTCTTGGCTCAGCATATGGACAGTATCCCTCGGGTAACACCCTTTTCGGGCGTAAAAGATTACCGTACCTGGTCTATAGGTTTTAACGGTGGCGGGTCTAGTGTTTCAACTCCATTTAGTGCACCTAATGACTTTAATGATATTGACTTTAAAAATGCAGGCGTTGTCTATGGCGCTTATATTAAAAAACAAATTTATCATGGTTTTGGGCTGCAAGCAGATTTTATGCGGGGGCAGGTGATGGGTACACAGAAAGCCAATCAAACACCTTATCCTTTAAATGGCCTAGCGGGTGGTGTGGATAAATTTAAGACTGCTATTCATTGGTCAGCATCTCTAAGTGGGGTATTTACTTTAGGTACGATTAATTGGCTGAATAAACAAGCAACAGTATTACCTTATATTTCTGCCGGTGGTGGATATATGGCTTATCATACGCAGGTTACAGGAAATGGAGGATATAGCTATGTGGATGAAAATGGAAATCTAAGTTCTTCAAAACCTTCAGCTTCGAAATCATTTTTTATCCCAGTAGGTTTAGGTGCGCGTTTTAATGTGGCTACAGGTGTAAATATTGACTTAGGCTATCATCTGTATTTTGTGAATGATAAAAAATTTGATGGAGTTTATGGAACGGGTAGAGACGATAAGTTTTCTTCCTTGAATTTAGGTATTGAATTCGCTTTAGGTAACAAACAAAAACCACAGTTAGCCGTTGTAAATCCTGCAGCACAACTGGCAATGGATTTATGGGATAGAAATGAAGCTTTAAAAGAAGAACTAAAAGCTAGCTCTGAAAAGAATGAAGAAGAATTGCAAGGTGTACAACAACAAATAGTGGATTTGCAAAATTTGCAAAAAGATAGCGATGGAGATGGTGTTCCTGATGCGCATGATAAATGTCCAAATACTGAACCTGGTATGCGTGTAGATGGTGCAGGTTGTCCATTACCGCAACCTAAGCAAATTATCAAGCAAGAAAAAGTTGTCGTTACCCAGGAAGATAGAAAAGTGGTTGATGAGGCGATTAAAAATTTGGAGTTTGATTTAGGGAAAGCTACTATTCGACCAAACTCTTACGAAAGCCTTGACCGAGTGGCAGAATTGTTGGTCAATAAAAACTTTAGCCTGAAATTAGCCGGTCATACCGATAATACCGGAAGCAATAGTTTGAATATGCGTTTATCTAAAGATCGTGCTGAATCTGTAAAATCTTATTTGGTTTCTAAGGGTGCAAACCCTTCCCGGATAGAAGCTGTAGGTTATGGTGATACGCAGCCGATTGCCACAAATGATACGCCGGAAGGCCGTCAACAGAACAGAAGGGTAGAGTTTACTTTGTATTAA
- a CDS encoding Ldh family oxidoreductase has translation MNQKYSYASLYKFTSAVFKKIGCSEDDAAIASKVLLSADFRGIDSHGLARLSGYIRLWEIGRVNAKPQIKIVHETPSTAVMDGDRGLGLVVAHHAMELAMQKAENVGTGWVAVKNSNHFGIAGYHAMMALEHDMIGMAMTNASALVAPTFSLERMLGTNPIAVAIPAKSEPAFVADFATTTVANGKLEVAQRKKQNIPQGWAQDKEGNLRTEASVVKDGGALLPLGGDREHGSHKGYALGSIVDIFSAVLSGASYGPWVPPFPAYIPMPQNMPGEGLGHFLGAMRVDAFRPKEEFLSHMDNWIKRFRDAKPIDEKQPVIIPGDPERAMEHIYIKEGISLLEPVVEDLQILAEKLEVEWISDIIV, from the coding sequence ATGAATCAAAAGTACAGTTACGCTTCTTTATATAAATTTACCTCCGCAGTGTTTAAAAAGATTGGTTGTTCCGAAGATGATGCGGCGATTGCTTCCAAAGTTTTGCTGAGTGCTGATTTTAGAGGAATCGATAGTCATGGCCTAGCGAGGCTTAGTGGATATATTAGACTTTGGGAAATTGGCCGGGTAAATGCAAAGCCCCAGATAAAAATTGTACACGAAACACCTTCTACCGCTGTTATGGATGGTGACAGAGGTTTGGGTCTCGTTGTTGCTCACCATGCTATGGAATTGGCCATGCAAAAAGCGGAGAATGTAGGTACGGGTTGGGTTGCTGTGAAAAACAGCAATCATTTTGGTATTGCCGGTTATCATGCAATGATGGCTTTAGAGCATGATATGATTGGCATGGCGATGACGAATGCGAGTGCATTGGTGGCACCCACATTTTCTTTAGAAAGGATGTTGGGGACCAATCCCATTGCGGTAGCTATCCCTGCAAAGTCGGAACCCGCTTTTGTTGCAGATTTTGCAACTACAACTGTAGCGAATGGAAAATTGGAGGTGGCGCAAAGAAAAAAGCAAAATATTCCACAAGGTTGGGCCCAAGATAAAGAGGGGAATCTGCGCACAGAGGCATCTGTCGTAAAGGACGGTGGTGCATTACTTCCGTTGGGAGGAGATCGTGAACATGGGAGTCATAAAGGTTATGCTTTAGGCAGTATTGTAGATATTTTTTCGGCTGTCTTAAGTGGCGCCTCTTATGGGCCTTGGGTGCCACCTTTCCCTGCATATATTCCTATGCCCCAGAATATGCCGGGTGAAGGTTTGGGGCATTTCTTAGGAGCCATGCGTGTAGATGCTTTTAGACCGAAAGAGGAATTTCTTTCACACATGGATAACTGGATTAAACGCTTTAGAGATGCTAAGCCGATTGATGAGAAACAACCCGTTATAATTCCCGGAGATCCGGAAAGAGCCATGGAGCATATATATATCAAAGAAGGTATTTCTTTATTAGAACCAGTGGTAGAAGATTTACAGATTCTTGCTGAGAAGTTAGAAGTTGAATGGATTTCTGATATAATCGTATAA
- a CDS encoding single-stranded DNA-binding protein: MIKLQVIGNLGRDCTVNNVNGRTVINFSVAHTERYRDSTTGEMKPRTTWVECAYWTDKTAIAPYLKKGSLVYAEGNPDTRTYQTQDGNNKTSLTLRIQNVQLLGSRNNAENAGDGNSTGNNDASMNTQTHSSSTDEGADDLPF; this comes from the coding sequence ATGATCAAACTACAAGTGATTGGGAATTTGGGCCGGGATTGTACCGTGAATAATGTAAATGGCCGTACGGTAATTAATTTTAGCGTGGCACATACTGAGCGATACAGAGATTCTACTACCGGTGAAATGAAACCAAGAACAACTTGGGTGGAATGCGCTTATTGGACAGATAAAACAGCTATTGCCCCTTACTTGAAAAAAGGAAGTTTAGTTTATGCAGAAGGAAATCCGGATACGCGAACTTATCAAACACAAGATGGTAATAATAAAACATCGCTTACTTTACGTATTCAAAATGTACAATTATTAGGATCTAGAAATAATGCGGAGAACGCTGGCGATGGTAACTCAACCGGCAACAATGATGCTTCTATGAATACACAGACACATAGTAGCTCGACTGACGAAGGTGCAGACGACTTACCTTTTTGA
- the mnmA gene encoding tRNA 2-thiouridine(34) synthase MnmA, with protein MSSKGKVLVAMSGGIDSTVVALMLHKQGYEVIGITMKTWDYASSGSSSKETGCCNIDSFNDARQAAVQHGFPHFILDIRDEFGDFVIDNFVEEYLAGRTPNPCVMCNTHIKWRALLKRADALGCDFIATGHYANIHQGENGRYYLSKGLDETKDQSYVLWGLQQDLLSRTLLPLGNYRKSEIRQMAADYGYPELAKKSESYEICFVPDNDYRGFLKRRVDGLEEKVAGGWFVDKEGKKLGQHNGYPFYTIGQRKGLIAMGHPVYVTSIDPETNTVVLGEEEDLAKAELTVGKINWQKYETVEDGIEVLTKIRYKDKGTLGKLHKENGKIKVTLYDNASGIAPGQSAVFYEGDEVIGGGIIQREMAF; from the coding sequence ATGAGCAGCAAAGGAAAAGTATTAGTGGCCATGAGTGGCGGTATTGACAGTACCGTAGTAGCGCTGATGTTGCACAAACAAGGGTATGAGGTTATTGGCATCACCATGAAAACCTGGGATTATGCCAGTAGCGGCAGTAGCTCCAAAGAAACAGGTTGCTGTAATATTGACAGTTTCAATGATGCAAGACAGGCGGCTGTACAACATGGTTTCCCTCATTTTATTTTAGATATAAGAGACGAATTTGGTGATTTTGTAATTGATAATTTTGTAGAAGAATATTTGGCAGGTCGTACACCTAATCCTTGTGTAATGTGCAACACCCATATCAAGTGGCGTGCCTTATTAAAGCGCGCAGATGCTTTGGGCTGTGATTTTATCGCTACCGGCCATTATGCCAATATCCATCAAGGAGAAAACGGTCGTTATTACTTAAGCAAAGGATTAGATGAAACCAAAGACCAGAGTTATGTACTTTGGGGCTTGCAACAAGATTTATTGAGCAGAACACTATTGCCTTTAGGCAATTACCGTAAGTCTGAAATACGGCAGATGGCTGCAGATTATGGTTATCCAGAACTAGCAAAGAAGAGTGAGAGTTACGAAATATGTTTTGTACCCGATAATGACTACAGAGGATTCTTAAAACGGCGCGTAGACGGCCTTGAAGAAAAAGTAGCCGGAGGTTGGTTTGTAGATAAAGAAGGTAAAAAACTTGGCCAACACAATGGTTATCCTTTTTATACGATTGGCCAAAGAAAGGGATTGATCGCGATGGGACATCCTGTTTATGTAACTTCTATTGATCCGGAAACAAATACCGTTGTTCTGGGAGAAGAAGAAGATTTAGCTAAAGCAGAATTAACCGTTGGGAAAATCAACTGGCAGAAATATGAAACAGTAGAAGACGGCATTGAAGTTCTTACTAAGATAAGATACAAAGACAAAGGTACATTGGGGAAACTTCATAAAGAAAACGGGAAGATAAAAGTAACCTTGTACGATAATGCGTCTGGAATAGCACCTGGTCAAAGTGCCGTGTTTTATGAAGGAGATGAAGTAATCGGTGGTGGCATTATTCAAAGAGAAATGGCTTTCTAA
- a CDS encoding aspartate-semialdehyde dehydrogenase encodes MKVAVVGATGLVGTKMMQVLAERNFPVTELLPVASEKSVGKEVTFKGKTYKVIGMQDAIDAKPNVAIFSAGGNTSLEWAPKFAAAGITVIDNSSAWRMDATKKLVVPEINAHILTTEDKIIANPNCSTIQMVVALNPLHSKYKIKRLVISTYQSVTGTGKKAVDQLFNERNKTEGEKAYPYPIDLNVIPQIDVFLDNGYTKEEMKMVNETKKILQDDSIRVTATAVRIPVMGGHSESVNVEFEKDFELEEVKEILSNSDGIILQDNLKDLVYPMPLWAHEKDEVFVGRLRRDETQANTLNMWIVSDNLRKGAATNAVQIAEYLASKNML; translated from the coding sequence ATGAAAGTAGCCGTAGTGGGCGCCACCGGGCTGGTTGGAACTAAAATGATGCAAGTATTGGCAGAAAGAAATTTCCCTGTAACAGAATTGTTACCTGTCGCTTCGGAAAAAAGTGTCGGCAAGGAAGTGACTTTTAAAGGAAAAACATACAAGGTAATTGGCATGCAGGATGCTATCGATGCCAAGCCAAATGTGGCTATCTTTTCTGCGGGTGGCAATACATCATTAGAATGGGCGCCAAAATTTGCAGCTGCCGGTATTACAGTAATCGATAACTCCTCAGCTTGGAGAATGGATGCCACCAAAAAATTGGTAGTACCAGAGATTAATGCCCATATCTTAACTACAGAAGATAAGATTATTGCCAATCCTAATTGCTCTACCATCCAAATGGTGGTGGCCTTAAACCCATTACATAGCAAATATAAAATCAAGAGGTTGGTCATCAGCACCTATCAAAGCGTTACGGGAACTGGGAAAAAAGCTGTTGATCAATTGTTTAACGAAAGAAATAAGACAGAAGGGGAAAAAGCATACCCCTACCCAATCGATTTGAATGTAATTCCTCAAATTGATGTGTTCTTAGATAATGGCTACACTAAAGAGGAAATGAAAATGGTAAATGAGACGAAGAAAATTTTACAGGACGATTCCATTCGTGTAACGGCAACGGCTGTACGTATTCCGGTAATGGGGGGTCATAGCGAAAGTGTAAATGTTGAATTTGAAAAGGATTTCGAATTAGAGGAGGTGAAAGAAATTTTATCGAATAGTGATGGTATTATTCTACAAGACAATCTTAAAGACCTAGTTTATCCAATGCCTCTGTGGGCGCATGAAAAAGATGAAGTTTTTGTGGGTCGCCTTCGCAGGGATGAGACGCAGGCAAACACACTAAACATGTGGATTGTAAGCGACAACCTTCGCAAAGGAGCGGCAACCAATGCAGTGCAAATTGCAGAATACTTGGCATCTAAAAACATGTTGTAA
- a CDS encoding cation:proton antiporter domain-containing protein gives MGSLSAGFIIIILSTIVIVSYLFSILSNYIKVPSVLLLLLTGVAARYVSDQQGWGVVIPEKVVELLGAVGLVMIVFEAGLDLRLAKNKVSLIRNSFFAAMFVFLLSVAGISSVLLFWLHETPIKCIIYAIPLSIMSSSIVIPSLQSLSEAKKEFLVYEASFSDIIGIVFFNYCLGSEIVTFHAIGGFFLNIAFALILSLLFSILLFLILARSPVTIKFFLVFALLILLYEGGKMLGLPSLFIILIFGLLMKNWDLLNIPVINKLFPLKEVDETNKYLQSITMETSFLVKTFFFLIFGFSIDIHVIAQSEVILIGSIIIGVLWLARFLYLKYLIRGSVYPEVIFIPRGLVTIVIFYQIPDAFKLSTFNNGILFYIILVTSLIMMIGLLFYKKKTSGSSHEILKM, from the coding sequence ATGGGAAGTTTATCAGCGGGATTTATCATTATAATTTTAAGTACAATAGTTATTGTCTCCTACTTGTTCTCGATATTGTCTAATTATATTAAAGTGCCTTCAGTTTTATTACTGTTGCTGACAGGCGTGGCTGCCAGATATGTTTCAGACCAGCAAGGATGGGGTGTTGTAATTCCGGAGAAAGTAGTAGAGCTTCTAGGAGCGGTTGGCTTGGTAATGATTGTGTTTGAGGCCGGACTTGATTTGCGTTTGGCTAAAAATAAAGTATCCCTGATCCGAAATTCTTTTTTCGCTGCGATGTTTGTTTTTCTTTTATCTGTTGCAGGCATAAGTAGTGTGCTATTGTTTTGGTTGCACGAAACGCCTATAAAATGCATTATTTACGCCATACCACTCTCTATTATGAGTAGCTCTATTGTGATACCTAGTTTACAAAGCCTGAGTGAAGCCAAAAAAGAATTCTTGGTTTATGAGGCATCTTTCTCAGATATTATCGGCATAGTATTTTTCAATTACTGTCTAGGCTCCGAAATTGTAACTTTCCATGCTATTGGCGGTTTCTTTTTAAATATTGCTTTTGCTCTAATCTTGTCTTTGCTTTTTTCCATACTCCTGTTTCTGATCTTAGCCCGCTCTCCTGTAACCATCAAATTTTTTCTGGTTTTTGCCTTACTAATTTTATTATATGAAGGCGGCAAAATGTTAGGTTTACCTTCTCTGTTTATTATATTAATTTTTGGGTTGTTGATGAAGAATTGGGATTTGTTGAATATACCTGTAATCAATAAATTATTCCCGCTAAAAGAAGTGGATGAAACAAATAAATACCTGCAATCCATCACGATGGAAACCTCTTTTCTGGTGAAAACATTTTTCTTTTTGATATTTGGATTTTCAATAGACATTCATGTAATTGCACAATCGGAAGTAATATTGATCGGGTCCATTATAATCGGTGTATTGTGGTTGGCACGTTTCTTATATCTGAAATATTTAATTAGAGGAAGTGTGTATCCAGAAGTTATCTTTATTCCGCGTGGATTGGTAACCATCGTTATTTTCTATCAAATACCTGATGCCTTTAAATTATCAACATTCAACAATGGTATTTTATTTTATATAATATTGGTTACTTCTTTAATTATGATGATTGGGTTACTCTTTTATAAGAAAAAAACCTCCGGCAGTTCCCATGAAATATTGAAAATGTAA